In Kitasatospora gansuensis, a genomic segment contains:
- a CDS encoding ankyrin repeat domain-containing protein yields the protein MAAIRNGDARAVEQLLDAGVDPDATDEHGTPALCLAVDTFDLSVVDTLLRSARLDRAGADGRTPLLRAIDNGAYDITNALIGHGARLWAKDAEGRDALALARYWHETGTVTELRRRTGRPDPVGRRTVRSVEFGACEELSLGNLTVRTGHAAILTSLEPRYGVTTPFDELLARALAEPDVTHDVWFTTTDVLRQRHDDPAVWAAAAALRDRPDPLERYFGAEVLCTTNLFDESDEAPFDGPLVDLFLPWVAREPDPRVAWSLTAGLTDALDPRAGESLPALTRHLDAEVRQRAVSGLGRALEMGNPEALAAALERTGDEDAAVRRAACGALAFAPPGTAGASDALAACLGDADESVRVEAAARLALRDDPRGDDVLNTLRSTTEESPYHWLLDDVYRHRSPGH from the coding sequence ATGGCGGCAATACGGAACGGCGACGCGCGAGCGGTCGAGCAGCTGCTGGACGCGGGGGTCGACCCCGACGCCACCGACGAGCACGGCACCCCCGCACTGTGCCTGGCCGTGGACACCTTCGACCTGTCGGTCGTCGACACCTTGCTGAGATCGGCCCGACTGGACCGCGCCGGCGCCGACGGGCGCACCCCGCTGCTGCGTGCGATCGACAACGGCGCCTACGACATCACCAACGCCCTCATTGGGCACGGAGCCCGCCTGTGGGCCAAGGACGCCGAAGGGCGTGACGCCCTTGCGCTGGCCCGGTACTGGCACGAGACCGGCACCGTGACGGAGCTGCGCCGCAGGACCGGGCGGCCGGACCCGGTCGGCAGACGAACCGTCCGGTCCGTCGAGTTCGGGGCCTGCGAGGAACTGTCCCTGGGGAACCTGACGGTCAGGACCGGGCACGCCGCGATCCTCACCTCGCTGGAGCCGCGGTACGGCGTCACCACACCCTTCGACGAGTTGCTGGCCCGTGCACTGGCCGAACCGGACGTCACCCATGACGTGTGGTTCACCACGACCGACGTGCTCCGGCAGCGGCACGACGACCCCGCCGTCTGGGCCGCGGCCGCCGCCCTGCGCGACCGGCCGGACCCGTTGGAGCGGTACTTCGGCGCGGAAGTGCTGTGCACGACCAACCTCTTCGACGAGAGCGACGAGGCGCCGTTCGACGGACCGCTCGTCGACCTGTTCCTGCCCTGGGTGGCACGCGAGCCGGACCCTCGCGTGGCCTGGTCGCTCACCGCCGGCCTGACCGATGCCCTCGATCCGCGTGCCGGCGAATCGTTGCCCGCTCTCACCCGCCACCTCGACGCCGAGGTTCGGCAACGGGCGGTCAGCGGGCTTGGGCGTGCCTTGGAAATGGGGAACCCCGAGGCGCTGGCCGCTGCCCTGGAACGCACCGGAGACGAGGACGCGGCGGTCCGCCGAGCAGCCTGTGGAGCGCTTGCCTTCGCCCCACCCGGCACAGCGGGTGCCTCCGACGCACTCGCGGCCTGTCTCGGCGACGCCGACGAGAGCGTCCGGGTGGAGGCCGCGGCCCGACTCGCCCTGCGGGACGATCCGCGCGGCGACGACGTACTGAACACCCTGCGGTCCACCACCGAGGAGTCCCCGTATCACTGGCTGCTCGACGACGTGTACCGCCACCGCAGCCCGGGCCACTGA
- a CDS encoding SCO7613 C-terminal domain-containing membrane protein, with the protein MTTGSPACPGCSSSLGPAPVARCPQCGLPLLGQDAAALWQVTLALAGLDAQRRSLLLHRDHLLAGLRARQDQPDPPPYAPYAPYAPQTLYAQEVSGPSAQTVLLALGGLLVAIAALVFTVVSWGQLGLGAKALILTAVTACALLAPVPLRRRGLTATAETSAALGLSLVLLDWYAARAVGLGGLDRIDGAAYWAGATALTAVGAAAYGAAVRLRGPLPVALLLLQLPCLLVAVAIDGGPVAIATAGLVTALLDLVLATRTTALLLTATGATWALLGGLLAGGWLLDATTFAAAWPTWLPLALLAALGFGAALLPAATLPVPLRAAEPRGVAAALAGAALLTGLGGSLRFALPADWVPAGYAVPGALLALAGVVALTAAEPRRRSAWLGLLGVAGAVLALAQLSFLPALLSAYFGPAAQWGSTWFGLDDAHRDWQLTPAPFALPWLLVAVLGAAAARCARTGHRARARQLLGAALAVGGPLAVLLPALLHLPLRTGAVWAVLLVVGATAALVRRPAEPAAALALLAPTTVAAVLWSGADRPTTIAVWSVLAVLAALLAASLPAPWAPVPAVVGVLSLAVVAVTAGAAAGLAPYQYAFAVLAVAALSVPVAARRGGPVGLAVELTGYALAPVALLLTAGHPTALSLLLAVAGVLALGVAALRPDRRRPAGLAATALLILSSWVRLLLADVAAPEPYTASVAVAALTIGHLHRRRLPSTPSWTTYGPGLGTALLPSLLATWTDPQWLRPLLLGAFALALTVFGARRLLQAPLVLGAGTLLLVACHELAPLLVQVLDVLPRWLPLAAAGLLLLVLGATYEQRLRDARRARDGLRRMA; encoded by the coding sequence ATGACCACCGGTTCACCCGCCTGCCCGGGCTGTTCTTCGTCCCTGGGGCCCGCTCCCGTCGCCCGCTGCCCGCAGTGCGGGCTGCCGTTGCTCGGCCAGGACGCGGCCGCCCTCTGGCAGGTGACCCTCGCCCTCGCCGGGCTCGACGCCCAGCGGCGGTCGCTGCTGCTGCACCGCGACCACCTGCTGGCGGGGCTGCGCGCCCGGCAGGACCAGCCCGACCCGCCGCCGTACGCCCCGTACGCCCCGTACGCCCCACAGACCCTGTACGCCCAGGAGGTCTCGGGCCCGTCCGCGCAGACCGTCCTGCTGGCTCTGGGCGGGCTGCTGGTCGCCATCGCGGCGCTGGTCTTCACCGTGGTCAGCTGGGGTCAACTCGGGCTCGGGGCAAAGGCGTTGATCCTCACTGCCGTCACGGCCTGCGCGCTCCTCGCACCCGTGCCGCTCCGCCGCCGCGGGCTGACCGCCACCGCCGAGACCTCGGCGGCGCTCGGGCTGTCGTTGGTCCTGCTCGACTGGTACGCGGCCCGCGCCGTCGGCCTGGGCGGGCTCGACCGGATCGACGGCGCCGCGTACTGGGCGGGCGCCACCGCGCTGACCGCCGTCGGAGCGGCGGCGTACGGCGCGGCGGTACGGCTGCGCGGGCCACTGCCGGTGGCCCTGCTGCTTCTCCAACTCCCGTGCCTGCTGGTCGCGGTGGCCATCGACGGCGGCCCGGTCGCGATCGCCACCGCCGGCCTGGTCACCGCACTGCTGGACCTCGTCCTCGCCACCCGCACCACCGCCCTGCTGCTCACCGCCACCGGCGCGACCTGGGCGCTGCTCGGCGGCCTGCTGGCCGGCGGCTGGCTGCTCGACGCCACCACGTTCGCCGCCGCCTGGCCCACCTGGCTCCCGCTCGCCCTACTGGCGGCGCTCGGATTCGGTGCCGCCCTGCTGCCGGCAGCCACCCTGCCCGTACCCCTGCGCGCCGCCGAACCGCGCGGCGTCGCCGCCGCGCTCGCCGGGGCCGCGCTGCTGACCGGGCTCGGCGGCAGCCTGCGCTTCGCGCTCCCGGCCGACTGGGTCCCGGCGGGCTACGCCGTCCCCGGGGCACTGCTCGCCCTGGCGGGTGTGGTCGCCCTGACCGCTGCCGAGCCCCGGCGTCGGTCCGCCTGGCTGGGCCTACTCGGCGTAGCGGGCGCCGTCCTGGCCTTGGCCCAACTGTCGTTCCTGCCCGCCCTGTTGTCCGCGTACTTCGGCCCGGCCGCGCAGTGGGGCAGCACCTGGTTCGGCCTCGACGACGCCCACCGTGACTGGCAGCTCACCCCGGCCCCGTTCGCGCTGCCGTGGCTGCTCGTCGCGGTGCTCGGTGCGGCCGCCGCCCGCTGCGCCAGGACCGGACACCGGGCGCGGGCCCGGCAGTTGCTCGGCGCGGCGCTCGCCGTCGGGGGTCCACTCGCCGTACTGCTGCCCGCGCTGCTGCACCTGCCGTTGCGGACCGGCGCCGTCTGGGCCGTCCTGCTCGTGGTCGGCGCCACGGCCGCGCTGGTCCGCCGTCCGGCCGAACCGGCCGCCGCGCTGGCGCTGCTCGCCCCGACCACCGTGGCGGCGGTGCTCTGGTCCGGCGCCGACCGGCCGACCACCATCGCCGTCTGGTCCGTACTCGCCGTGCTGGCCGCCCTGTTGGCGGCCAGCCTGCCGGCCCCGTGGGCCCCGGTGCCCGCCGTCGTCGGCGTGCTCTCGCTCGCGGTGGTCGCCGTCACCGCCGGGGCAGCGGCCGGGCTCGCCCCGTACCAGTACGCCTTCGCCGTCCTCGCGGTCGCCGCGCTGTCCGTCCCGGTCGCCGCCCGGCGGGGCGGTCCGGTCGGTCTCGCGGTCGAGCTCACGGGGTACGCGCTCGCACCGGTCGCGCTGCTGCTGACGGCCGGTCACCCGACCGCGCTGAGCCTGCTGCTCGCGGTGGCCGGTGTGCTGGCCCTCGGCGTTGCCGCCCTGCGCCCGGACCGCCGCCGCCCGGCCGGACTGGCCGCGACGGCGCTGCTGATCCTCTCGTCCTGGGTCCGCCTGCTGCTCGCCGACGTGGCCGCGCCCGAGCCGTACACGGCGAGCGTCGCGGTGGCCGCCCTGACGATCGGTCACCTGCACCGCCGCCGCCTGCCGTCGACCCCGTCCTGGACCACGTACGGACCGGGCCTCGGCACGGCCCTGCTGCCCAGCCTGCTCGCCACCTGGACCGACCCGCAGTGGCTGCGCCCGCTGCTGCTCGGCGCCTTCGCGCTGGCCCTGACCGTGTTCGGGGCCCGGCGACTGCTCCAGGCCCCGCTGGTCCTCGGGGCCGGCACACTGCTGCTGGTGGCCTGCCACGAACTGGCCCCACTGCTGGTGCAGGTCCTGGACGTGCTCCCGCGCTGGCTTCCGCTGGCCGCCGCCGGACTGCTCCTGCTGGTCCTCGGCGCCACCTACGAGCAGCGGCTGCGGGACGCCCGCCGGGCGCGCGACGGGCTGCGCCGGATGGCCTGA
- a CDS encoding TerD family protein has product MGVSLAKGGNVSLTKEAPGLTAVIVGLGWDVRTTTGASHDLDASALLCNASGRVLTDQHFVFFNNLKSPDGSVEHSGDNLTGGGDGDDEQIKVNLAAVPADVAKVAFPVSIYDAENRQQSFGQVRNAFIRVVNQADGTEIARYDLTEDASTETAMIFGELYRNGAEWKFRAIGQGYASGLRGIAQDFGVNV; this is encoded by the coding sequence GTGGGAGTCTCGCTCGCCAAGGGTGGCAACGTTTCGCTGACCAAGGAGGCGCCCGGCCTGACCGCGGTCATCGTGGGTCTCGGCTGGGACGTCCGCACGACGACCGGCGCGTCCCACGACCTCGACGCCAGCGCCCTGCTGTGCAACGCGAGCGGCCGGGTGCTGACCGACCAGCACTTCGTCTTCTTCAACAACCTGAAGAGCCCGGACGGTTCGGTCGAGCACAGCGGCGACAACCTCACCGGCGGCGGTGACGGCGACGACGAGCAGATCAAGGTGAACCTCGCGGCCGTCCCGGCCGACGTGGCCAAGGTCGCCTTCCCGGTGTCGATCTACGACGCCGAGAACCGGCAGCAGAGCTTCGGCCAGGTCCGGAACGCCTTCATCCGCGTGGTCAACCAGGCCGACGGTACGGAGATCGCCCGCTACGACCTCACCGAGGACGCCTCCACCGAGACCGCCATGATCTTCGGCGAGCTTTACCGCAACGGCGCCGAGTGGAAGTTCCGGGCGATCGGCCAGGGGTACGCGTCCGGCCTGCGCGGCATCGCCCAGGACTTCGGCGTCAACGTCTGA
- a CDS encoding M56 family metallopeptidase — MGVFVFLPLVLPLTALPIARLAEQHLHPRTGARLLTGLAAVLGLCSTLCLVLLGVVGTAQIPGNPLPDAWADPEVREVVPFDEAVGAVSIAALLAVTVSAAVAGWRHLRVESAARRALAGLPGDEVVVLPDDTPYAYAVPGRPGRIAVSTGMLACLDVDERDALIAHERAHLRGRHHRYLLLVRLAAAVNPFLRPLREAVSFGTERWADEEAAQAVGDRRLTARAVGRAALAGPAAVPVGLAGFAAPGPVPRRIAALLAPGPGLRGWPPAHSRTGLAALVAAVGTTVSAVSSLNACLALLLVLHVVPMNPLG, encoded by the coding sequence GTGGGGGTCTTCGTGTTCCTCCCGCTGGTCCTGCCGCTGACCGCGCTGCCGATCGCCCGGCTGGCCGAGCAGCACCTGCATCCGCGCACCGGGGCCCGCCTGCTCACCGGCCTGGCGGCCGTCCTCGGGCTCTGCAGCACGCTCTGCCTGGTGTTGCTCGGCGTGGTGGGCACCGCGCAGATCCCCGGCAACCCGCTGCCCGACGCGTGGGCCGACCCGGAGGTCCGGGAGGTGGTGCCCTTCGACGAGGCGGTCGGTGCGGTGTCGATAGCCGCGCTGCTCGCGGTGACCGTCTCGGCGGCGGTCGCCGGGTGGCGGCACCTGCGGGTCGAGTCCGCTGCCAGACGCGCCCTGGCCGGGCTGCCCGGCGACGAGGTGGTCGTACTGCCCGACGACACGCCCTACGCGTACGCCGTCCCGGGCCGTCCCGGCCGGATCGCGGTCTCCACCGGCATGCTGGCCTGCCTGGACGTCGATGAGCGGGACGCGCTGATCGCGCACGAGCGGGCCCACCTGAGGGGCCGTCACCACCGCTACCTGCTGCTGGTCCGGCTGGCCGCCGCCGTGAACCCGTTCCTGCGCCCGCTGCGCGAGGCGGTCTCGTTCGGTACGGAGCGCTGGGCCGACGAGGAGGCCGCCCAAGCGGTGGGCGACCGCCGTCTGACGGCCCGTGCGGTGGGCCGGGCAGCGCTCGCCGGGCCGGCCGCCGTCCCCGTCGGGCTGGCCGGATTCGCCGCGCCCGGGCCGGTCCCGCGCCGGATCGCCGCCCTGCTGGCCCCCGGGCCCGGCCTGCGCGGCTGGCCGCCGGCGCACAGCCGTACCGGCCTGGCCGCGCTGGTCGCGGCGGTGGGGACCACGGTGTCGGCGGTGTCCTCGCTGAACGCGTGCCTGGCGCTGCTGCTGGTGCTGCACGTGGTGCCGATGAACCCGCTGGGCTGA
- a CDS encoding BlaI/MecI/CopY family transcriptional regulator, translating into MTQGVDGADQGRRRGQGELEAALFRVLGRAGGPVTAAWVQENFDGELAYSTVITILSRLHEKGAVTRVRDGRSYLWTPAADGAGLAALRMRRVLDREADRDAVLASFVTALSPHDEQLIRSLLAGTEPQPGTDPQPGASASGREG; encoded by the coding sequence GTGACGCAGGGCGTGGACGGAGCCGACCAGGGCCGCAGGCGCGGGCAGGGGGAGCTCGAGGCCGCGCTGTTCCGGGTGCTCGGCCGCGCCGGTGGGCCGGTCACGGCGGCCTGGGTGCAGGAGAACTTCGACGGCGAGCTGGCGTACTCCACGGTGATCACCATCCTGTCCCGCCTGCACGAGAAGGGCGCCGTGACCCGGGTCCGGGACGGCCGCTCCTACCTGTGGACACCAGCCGCCGACGGCGCCGGGCTGGCCGCGCTGCGGATGCGCCGGGTGCTCGACCGGGAGGCGGACCGGGACGCGGTGCTGGCCAGCTTCGTCACCGCCCTGTCGCCGCACGACGAGCAGCTGATCCGCTCGCTGCTGGCCGGGACCGAGCCGCAGCCCGGGACCGACCCGCAGCCGGGCGCTTCGGCGAGCGGGCGGGAGGGCTGA
- a CDS encoding TerD family protein yields MSVNLAKGQGISLRKPDGGALSVVRMGLGWQAAPRKGFLAKLTARDIDLDASAVLFAAGHELVEVVYFNRLTSTDGSIRHTGDNLVGGTVSGGDDESILVDLQRVPARVEQIVFTVNSFTGQTFQAVQDAFCRLVDESNGQELARYTLTGGGPYTAQIMAKVQRTATGWEMTAIGAPATGRTFKDLLPAITPHL; encoded by the coding sequence GTGAGTGTGAACCTGGCCAAGGGTCAAGGAATCAGCCTGCGCAAGCCCGACGGCGGTGCGCTCAGCGTGGTGCGCATGGGTCTCGGCTGGCAGGCGGCGCCCCGCAAGGGCTTCCTCGCCAAGCTGACGGCCCGTGACATCGACCTGGACGCCTCGGCGGTGCTGTTCGCCGCCGGCCACGAGCTGGTGGAGGTGGTCTATTTCAACCGGCTGACCAGCACCGACGGTTCGATCCGGCACACCGGCGACAACCTGGTCGGCGGCACGGTCAGCGGTGGCGACGACGAGTCGATCCTGGTGGACCTGCAGCGCGTCCCGGCCCGGGTCGAACAGATCGTCTTCACCGTGAACTCCTTCACCGGCCAGACCTTCCAGGCCGTCCAGGACGCCTTCTGCCGCCTGGTGGACGAGAGCAACGGCCAGGAGCTCGCCCGCTACACCCTCACCGGCGGCGGCCCGTACACCGCCCAGATCATGGCCAAGGTCCAGCGCACCGCCACCGGCTGGGAGATGACCGCCATCGGCGCCCCCGCCACCGGCCGCACCTTCAAGGACCTGCTGCCCGCCATCACCCCGCACCTCTGA
- a CDS encoding alpha/beta fold hydrolase yields MPIFSSYDHVDIWYESAGAGDPLVVLGGGPGTDSRYLGDLGGLDKHHRLIFMDGRATGRSEVPADRSTVSFVAQARDVEELRLHLGLERFDLLAHSAGCLTAQEYLAAHPGRVRRAVLVTPVGRVDREPDPAELAALRAARSAEPWYEKAVEADRRLAEGTVTGPELAVLQAWTLPFSWYRWSRDRLAEYRHGHATSLPWLRDAYYAGAPGPGELTDRLARLSAGTTPVLVLAGAADGLIGTVPARRVAECHTDGRLEVLTESGHRPWVEEPERFVAAVTAFLTADR; encoded by the coding sequence ATGCCGATCTTCTCTTCGTATGACCATGTCGACATCTGGTACGAATCAGCGGGCGCGGGCGACCCGTTGGTGGTCCTCGGCGGCGGCCCGGGGACGGACTCGCGCTACCTGGGCGATCTCGGCGGGCTGGACAAGCACCATCGGTTGATCTTCATGGACGGCCGGGCCACCGGACGCTCCGAGGTGCCCGCGGACCGGAGCACGGTGTCGTTCGTCGCGCAGGCGCGGGACGTCGAGGAGCTCCGGCTCCACCTGGGGCTGGAGCGGTTCGACCTGCTGGCCCACTCGGCGGGCTGCCTGACCGCGCAGGAGTACCTGGCGGCTCACCCGGGGCGGGTACGGCGCGCGGTGCTGGTCACCCCGGTGGGCCGGGTCGACCGCGAACCCGACCCGGCCGAACTGGCGGCGCTGCGGGCGGCGCGCTCCGCTGAGCCCTGGTACGAGAAGGCGGTGGAGGCCGACCGTCGGCTGGCCGAGGGCACGGTGACCGGGCCCGAACTCGCCGTACTGCAGGCCTGGACCCTGCCGTTCTCCTGGTACCGGTGGAGCCGGGACCGGCTGGCCGAGTACCGCCACGGGCACGCCACCTCGCTGCCGTGGCTGCGGGACGCGTACTACGCGGGAGCCCCCGGGCCCGGGGAGCTGACGGACCGACTGGCCCGCCTGTCGGCCGGCACAACTCCTGTACTGGTGCTGGCCGGTGCGGCCGACGGCCTGATCGGGACGGTACCGGCGCGGCGGGTGGCGGAGTGTCACACCGACGGCCGGCTGGAGGTCCTGACGGAGTCGGGCCACCGGCCGTGGGTGGAGGAGCCGGAGCGGTTCGTCGCGGCGGTGACGGCGTTCCTGACCGCCGATCGTTAG
- a CDS encoding response regulator, producing MSTSILIVDDQAMVRQGFGALLDAHEGLHVVGDAADGAAALEAVARLDPDVVVMDVRMPVMDGLEATRRLLQGPGDRPKVLMLTTFDLDEYVYEALRAGASGFLLKDAPGEELVHAVRVVAAGDALLAPSVTRRLIADFAAGRPAARPGESSRRLAGLTPRETEVLELIAQGLANAEIAQALVVVEQTVKTHVSRILAKLGLRDRAQAVVFAYESGLVTPGTPGSSAAENGPVGRA from the coding sequence ATGAGCACCAGCATCCTGATCGTCGACGACCAGGCCATGGTCCGCCAGGGCTTCGGGGCCCTGCTCGACGCGCACGAGGGCCTGCACGTGGTGGGCGACGCCGCCGACGGTGCCGCCGCGCTGGAGGCGGTCGCCCGGCTGGACCCGGACGTGGTGGTGATGGACGTCCGGATGCCGGTGATGGACGGTCTCGAAGCCACCCGCCGGCTGCTCCAGGGGCCCGGCGACCGTCCGAAGGTACTGATGCTGACCACCTTCGACCTGGACGAGTACGTCTACGAGGCGCTGCGGGCGGGCGCCAGCGGCTTCCTGCTCAAGGACGCCCCGGGCGAGGAACTGGTGCACGCCGTCCGGGTGGTGGCCGCCGGGGACGCGCTGCTCGCTCCGTCGGTGACGCGTCGTCTGATCGCGGACTTCGCCGCCGGGCGCCCGGCGGCCCGCCCCGGTGAGTCCTCCCGGCGGCTGGCCGGTCTGACGCCACGGGAGACCGAGGTGCTGGAGCTGATCGCCCAGGGGCTGGCCAACGCCGAGATCGCGCAGGCCCTGGTGGTGGTCGAACAGACCGTCAAGACCCACGTCAGCCGCATCCTGGCCAAGCTCGGTCTGCGCGACCGGGCGCAGGCCGTGGTGTTCGCCTACGAATCCGGCCTGGTCACTCCCGGCACGCCGGGCTCCTCGGCTGCGGAAAACGGACCCGTCGGGCGGGCCTAG
- a CDS encoding sensor histidine kinase translates to MAVIAWRTMNTAPTRRWLRAAALPAAALTLTGVGWADLDQHYALDAGAALALSVARALPLLWSRTRPLLAFGVSAAAVLLTAVLTRPVSAAEPWPMAVTSLAALVALLVLAGSRVTRRACSAMGLAVPAGTAVLIAVLPGRGSWSGLVPVVIATGLALIAAEVLRDRALTRARLVEQEQISELERTKRALLEERARIGRELHDVVAHHMSLIAVRAETAPYRLPDCAPEVREEFRAVSGAARDALTDMRRLLGLLRGEEVAARVPQPELSQLAALVRESGDGATLEVVGELDTVPATIGVCAYRIVQESLSNARRHALGAAVDVRLHRTAASLRITVRNGPGAAPSSAVGGDGHGLMGMRERVAVLDGEFSAGAGPDGGFTVTADLPLPVK, encoded by the coding sequence ATGGCTGTCATAGCCTGGCGGACGATGAACACCGCACCCACCCGGCGGTGGCTGCGGGCCGCCGCCCTGCCCGCCGCCGCCCTCACCCTGACCGGCGTGGGCTGGGCCGACCTGGACCAGCACTACGCCCTCGACGCCGGAGCGGCGCTGGCGCTCAGCGTCGCGCGGGCGCTGCCGCTGCTGTGGAGCCGGACCCGCCCGCTGCTCGCCTTCGGGGTGTCGGCGGCGGCGGTCCTGCTCACCGCCGTCCTCACCCGCCCGGTCTCGGCGGCCGAACCCTGGCCGATGGCGGTGACCAGCCTGGCCGCGCTGGTCGCCCTGCTGGTGTTGGCCGGCAGCCGGGTCACCCGCCGGGCCTGCAGCGCGATGGGGCTGGCCGTACCGGCCGGCACCGCGGTCCTGATCGCGGTGCTGCCCGGCCGCGGCAGCTGGTCCGGCCTGGTGCCGGTGGTGATCGCGACGGGCCTGGCGCTGATCGCGGCCGAGGTGCTGCGCGACCGCGCGCTGACCCGGGCCAGGCTCGTGGAGCAGGAACAGATCAGCGAGCTGGAGCGGACCAAGCGCGCCCTGCTGGAGGAGCGCGCCAGGATCGGCCGCGAACTGCACGACGTGGTGGCCCATCACATGTCGCTGATCGCCGTCCGGGCCGAGACCGCCCCCTACCGGCTGCCGGACTGCGCGCCCGAGGTCCGGGAAGAGTTCCGGGCCGTCAGCGGCGCCGCCCGGGACGCCCTGACCGACATGCGCCGCCTGCTCGGCCTGCTGCGCGGCGAGGAGGTGGCGGCCCGGGTGCCGCAGCCCGAGCTGAGCCAACTCGCGGCGCTGGTACGGGAATCCGGGGACGGAGCCACTTTGGAGGTGGTGGGCGAACTCGACACCGTCCCCGCCACGATCGGCGTCTGCGCCTACCGGATCGTCCAGGAGTCCCTGTCCAACGCCCGGCGCCACGCCCTCGGCGCCGCGGTGGACGTCCGGCTGCACCGGACCGCGGCCTCGCTGCGGATCACCGTCCGGAACGGACCGGGTGCCGCGCCGTCGTCGGCGGTCGGCGGGGACGGTCATGGTCTGATGGGCATGCGGGAGCGGGTCGCGGTGCTCGACGGTGAGTTCTCGGCCGGGGCCGGACCCGACGGCGGGTTCACCGTGACGGCCGATCTGCCGCTGCCGGTGAAGTGA
- the pgm gene encoding phosphoglucomutase (alpha-D-glucose-1,6-bisphosphate-dependent): MVHARAGRQAEPQDLVDVARLVTAYYALRPDPSEVGQQVAFGTSGHRGSSLDTAFNEDHIAATTQAICEYRAAQGITGPLFLGIDTHALSEPARVTTIEVLAANGVTVLLDSADGYTPTPAVSHAILTHNRSNPAGRADGIVVTPSHNPPADGGFKYNPPHGGPAGSDATGWIQDRANELIRGGLADVRRMPYTRALAADTTGRYDFLGTYTEDLPSVLDLDAIRSAGVRIGADPLGGASVAYWGRIAETHRLDLTVVNPLTDPAWRFMSLDWDGKIRMDCSSPHAMASLIGRRDEYTIATGNDADADRHGIVTPDGGLMNPNHYLAVAIDYLYRHRQDWPAGAAIGKTLVSSSMIDRVAADLKRQLVEVPVGFKWFVDGLLNGSVGFGGEESAGASFLRRDGGVWTTDKDGILLALLAAEITAVTGRTPSQHYGELTDRFGAPAYARVDAPADRAQKAALAKLSAEQVKAAELAGEPITAVLTEAPGNGAAIGGLKVCTENAWFAARPSGTEDVYKIYAESFHGADHLARVQEEARALVGEVLGTV; the protein is encoded by the coding sequence ATGGTGCACGCACGGGCCGGCCGGCAGGCCGAGCCGCAGGATCTGGTCGACGTGGCCCGGCTGGTGACGGCCTATTACGCGCTGCGCCCGGACCCGTCGGAGGTCGGGCAGCAGGTCGCCTTCGGTACCTCCGGGCACCGCGGGTCCTCGCTGGACACCGCCTTCAACGAGGACCACATCGCCGCGACCACCCAGGCGATCTGCGAGTACCGGGCCGCCCAGGGCATCACCGGGCCGCTCTTCCTCGGCATCGACACCCACGCGCTGTCCGAGCCTGCCCGGGTCACCACCATCGAGGTGCTGGCCGCCAACGGCGTGACCGTGCTGCTGGACAGCGCCGACGGCTACACGCCGACCCCCGCCGTGTCGCACGCGATCCTCACCCACAACCGGAGCAACCCGGCCGGCCGGGCCGACGGCATCGTGGTGACGCCCTCGCACAACCCGCCCGCCGACGGCGGCTTCAAGTACAACCCGCCGCACGGCGGCCCGGCCGGCTCGGACGCCACCGGGTGGATCCAGGACCGCGCCAACGAGCTGATCCGGGGCGGGCTCGCGGACGTCCGGCGGATGCCGTACACCCGGGCGTTGGCCGCGGACACCACCGGGCGGTACGACTTCCTCGGCACGTACACCGAGGACCTGCCCTCCGTCCTGGACCTGGACGCGATCCGGTCCGCCGGGGTCCGGATCGGGGCGGACCCGCTGGGCGGGGCCTCGGTGGCGTACTGGGGCCGGATCGCCGAGACGCACCGGCTCGACCTGACGGTGGTCAACCCGCTGACCGACCCGGCCTGGCGCTTCATGTCGCTGGACTGGGACGGCAAGATCCGGATGGACTGCTCCTCCCCGCACGCGATGGCCTCGCTGATCGGCCGTCGGGACGAGTACACGATCGCCACCGGCAACGACGCGGACGCCGACCGGCACGGCATCGTCACGCCCGACGGCGGCCTGATGAACCCCAACCACTACCTGGCCGTGGCGATCGACTACCTCTACCGGCACCGCCAGGACTGGCCGGCCGGGGCCGCGATCGGCAAGACCCTGGTGTCCTCGTCGATGATCGACCGGGTGGCGGCCGACCTGAAGCGCCAACTGGTCGAGGTGCCGGTCGGGTTCAAGTGGTTCGTCGACGGGCTGCTGAACGGATCGGTCGGGTTCGGCGGCGAGGAGTCGGCCGGGGCCTCGTTCCTGCGCCGGGACGGCGGGGTGTGGACCACCGACAAGGACGGCATCCTGCTCGCACTGCTGGCCGCCGAGATCACCGCCGTGACCGGCCGGACGCCGTCCCAGCACTACGGCGAACTGACGGACCGTTTCGGCGCCCCCGCCTACGCCCGGGTGGACGCCCCGGCCGACCGGGCGCAGAAGGCGGCGCTGGCCAAGCTGTCGGCCGAGCAGGTGAAGGCCGCCGAGCTGGCCGGTGAGCCGATCACCGCCGTGCTCACCGAGGCGCCCGGCAACGGCGCCGCGATCGGCGGGCTCAAGGTCTGCACCGAGAACGCCTGGTTCGCGGCCCGGCCGTCGGGCACCGAGGACGTCTACAAGATCTACGCCGAGAGCTTCCACGGCGCGGACCACCTGGCCCGGGTGCAGGAGGAGGCCCGGGCGCTGGTGGGCGAGGTGCTGGGCACCGTCTGA